TTTATGTTTGCCCAATGAATATAAAGCTAAAGCTAGCAGCCTCGGTGTTAGCTTTGCTGTGAGCTTAGACTAGAACAGGAAAAAAGTTAGCCTCAGTTCAGCTGCAACAAAACCTCTGGACACTTCTGATTTTTACCAAATAACATCTCATGTGTTGGATATTtaacctgtcttttttttttttttttttttaaagcaaagtTCTAAAGCCGATTTTTTGCCTGTACAGCAAGTAGCGTTCATTTTACCTGTGTACCGTGGTTGCGAAGTAACGGTCCGCACCCTTAATTTGTCCGTCGGAAACACTGTCAAATGGCAACTATTCcggttctttaaaaaaaatctttaacaAATTGTAATGTGCTATTTGAGAGGCTTTACAAATACTCCTACCAGCTACACAAATGCATTTATAATGGACAGCTGTGGGGTTTGGCCTATCCGATGTTGAATCGATTGTTTAAGTTAACACATCTTTGTTAAAAGTGGAACCAAATGTTTTGTTATGACCAtatctgtgtggatgtgtgactgtgtgtaatTAATTTATATGTGAGTATGTGTGCTACTTTTTATCAGTAAATCAGAactttttctattctattctcccGCAAACCTACAAATAACCTAATTCCTATCTTCTGCTACCTGAGAGAACATTACTGTTGTTGAAGGGCGGTGTATTTATTAGTGTTTTTGTACTGTAAAGTCAAGGCATGTACTTGATGAGTCCTAACAGTGAAAACTCTATGCTCAGACACCATCTACCTGCTGTCCGCTGCTCTGTCTGGCTCAGTGTTACTAAAAATTCCAGAGAGCAGATGTTTCTGAAGAGGCTGCATCATTTTACTGAGCAGTCTGCTGCAGCAGGTTTATCTCAGAACGACAAACCAAACTTTAGATGACTCTCAAATATTGCTTAGCTTCCACTACTTGCTTCCTCTGGCTCTGTGGAGAGATAAGCTTTCTGATTTTTATACCAGGGAGAAAACGAAGAAGATTTCTTGTTTATACAAGCTCTCCCAACATAGATGCTGGCATAAGATGAATTTATGTCCCCACccccttttaaaaaaatgcatgctcATTAGGGCAGAAATGGCTTTTTCAGCACTTCTGTTCGTAATAAACATCAGTAGCTtccacttcctctgctgtaTATGTAAAGTACTGAGAGGTTTCGAATTATTTGGTATCAAATGAATGTGAAGTGGAAGGTTTTATTTCTCCTGGAGTAGCTGTTCCTGTTTATGTTGAAACATCAGGAGGAAATGAAATCATTTCAAAGTTTGGAGCTTTTTTCTCTGTTATTACCAGTCCTCCTGATTTCCTCTGGTCTGGCAGTTATGTAGCATGAATCCCTCATCAAAGAAATTGCTGTATTTTTGGTCTATACATGTCCGTTGCCCTTTCTGCCTTCTTGGAATGTCATCAACATGCTGACTTTGTAATAAAGGAATTATTTGACTTTtcataaaagtgtttttttccctctattTGTGAATTTGTGCAAAGTCTGAATTGGATTAAGGCGGAGTAAAAATCGTATTACATGTAAATGATAGGGTTTGTTTGCACTCTCGGTAATTAGAGGAATTTGGCTTGCTGTGAGAGGCTTTGAGTATTTAATTCTAATCTGTAGGTCTGCTTCTGTAATTAAACATGCCATCAGCAGATGATTATTTCTGAGGTAAACTGATTTTCTCCCCCCTAAAAAAAACTTCTGCTTAATGTAACGTTAAATTAAAAATCTTTATTGCAGATTGGAGACAGAGCAGATAGAACTCTTTAACAAATTCATCAACCtcagacaaaaataatgttcacaATGATACAcaactgaagacacacacaagctctcTTACAAATATTTAAGgcactttttttaatttgttggaAAGCAGCAATAAAACCAGACATTTGGTTCCAGGatagaaaacaaaaagcatgaaaaaaaattacagaatAAAGTCTAGTTTTACACGGGACATTGTTTTTAGTTACACTTGAGTAATGGTGGATCTTTAACAGCAGTGGAAATGTTATAACAGAGACCAAGATATAAGCAGGAGAGTCGTTAACAGGTGAGATTACTGCCATTCAAGACCATTAGTTTTCACCCATTAAAGCCACTTATGCACATTCGTCACAGCCTTAACTTACTTTTTAAAGGGCAAATACAGGTAAAATCTGACCGAGGAATGTGTATAAATGGATCTAAATGGTGTCTTATTGTCCAATTTCCTGCTCCTTGTGATTGAGTTTGTAGTTTAGTAATTTAAGTGGGACTTGAAAACTTAACTAGACACAGACCAACATCAATCTTTTAATCTGCACCGGCACTTTAATTCCCAGTTTAATAGGTTAAACATAATCTGTATGTTTGGAATGTGTTTGTTAGAGCTTTGGTCCCTTCTCCACTGCGGCATATATTCTGCCCACTGTACACCAACCGATGCCTTAAGACAAATTCCCCCCGTGTGGAAATGTACTTGGCAAAGCAGGCCAACTTCAAAACGCATTAATTCAATGCTTTGAAATTCACACTAATGTGACACAGAGGCCTGAGAACCGAGGTGTTTTGCACAAAATAACTGAACTAAAACGGAGTTACGGTTAAAGCAAATCCACTTTAGGTCTGCAAGAAAACTCatcagccccccccctcccctcccctcccccccctcccctccagaACCCAATGGAAGACAGTGACCATGTTTTGACGGGTGTGACTCAGTCTGAATCCTCGTCATCCAAGTACTCTTCAGCATTGCTATGCGTGCGGGTGATGTCTGAAATGAGAACAGTGGACGGGTTATGAGACGAATCTTCACATTAAATTTTTATGCTCTTTACCCACAATACATGGGTAGCACATGAGAAAATATGTGTATTCTGCATATGTGAGTGCTGTGacgctgccccctggtggcagcTGCACTTACTGCTTCCCTGCTTTCTTttcaggagtgaagcacacTGGGCGTTGGTGGCCATCTCCAGAGCGAGCTTGTTCTCATTGTTCCTGATGTCTGTCCTTGCATCTGaaacaaacataataaaaatctTCAGGAGTATTTCAAGCTGGATGCACATGTTCTCAGCAGGGAGCTCAGGTTTACATCCAcccaaataaaaagaaaaataatccaTTATTTTTTTCAGGAGGCATGTCTGGATACTTACTCTTGTTAAGCAGCATTTCCACAATGTCAGAATAACCTTTCCAGGCAGCAGCATGCAGCGGGGTGTCTCCGAGTTTAttctaaaacacaaaacatcattAGTAATCAGTTTGTGTCCAAAACACAGGAAGCGCTAATCCCATTACGCCTTACAGACCTCAGTGCAGTTTTTTGAAGCAAACTAAAGCCAGCAGTACCAGAAAAACTAAGAGGCAGTGTTGCTGTTTAATTCAGACATATTTTAATATCATTACCCCATCTAAATAGATGCTAGGGTTATCATTACTAGGCCTTGATCATCCAGTTCCAGAGATTTCAACACTACATTACTATGCTGCTCTTCTTCACTGGGAACCCTGGATAACTGCAGTCTGAGGCTGCTATCCTGTCGTTTGTCAAACATTAGTGAGGGAACTTTAATGTCTGAACGAAGTCTTTCTCACCTGCTGGTTCAGCTCCACGTTGGACTGGCTTAACAACAGCTCCACCACATCTGAAAAGAAGGGAACTGATTTAATCATGCATATCGCATAACAATCACACAGGAACAATGGAGGGCCAAGAtcaacttcctgttttagtCTTTGTAACTGTATGACAAAATGCCACAGACATCTGTGAAATTTGTAAGTCATCTGAAAATGTACTGTGTTTGTTAATTCCTGCAAAATCCACATCATGAAGTAACCGTTACCTTTATGTCCTCCGTGACATCCCCAGTATAGGGCAGTGTTTCCAGCCTTATCCAGCCCATTGATGCCAACCTTGTTCTCCACACATTCCCTCAGCCAGCTCAGATTGCCtgtttaaatacacaaatatgtgtgcgtgcatgcacaAAGCAGATGCAGAGTTTAACTTAATCTAAATACAAGGATGCCACAATATTCAAAATATTTAGAGACCTACCTCGTTTGGCTGCTTCATGCATAGGATTGTCAATGGACTCTGCCTGCTCAGCCACTAGAAAGCAACAAACATTCATGCATTATGTATCATTTACTACTAAGACAAGATTAATGCCTACAGCAGTCCTGTTACACTTAAATAACGACTTTTCCTGCTGACCATAGTTACTTGGAATTAATCCCGTCCTTCCTCTGCATGTCCCTTTCCACCAGTTAGTGTCGCTCTGCAaacaatagaaaataaataaatagaaagaaACGGATGAGATAAGGGAGTGGGAGTAAAAAGTCTGACAAAAGGGCAAAACGGAGACAAAATGCAGAGAGTGCAGgttccaaaaaaagaaaaagaacgaaaaaaaagaggaagaaggaggaaggagacctTTGAGGTTTTACTGACCGTGTCAGAGATGTACAAGATGTCTCCTTCTTCAAAATACAACTCGTCCGGctaaaaaacaagcaaacaaaaacaaaacacatgagaCTTATTCAGCCATAGTGCACTGATACTATTCTAACTTTCATGTTAAACTTCTTTCCCtagcttcctcttctttctccccACCACAGCCCTGGTTTTCAGTGGGTTTACCTGAGATGATTAAATAACCATTTACAACACATTTGCAATTTATTAATTTTCCAGTTATTTGTTGACTTTACGTAATAATCTCACACAGATGTCAATAGATTTCAACACGAGCAAGACTTTGTGAGTGTTTAATGGTGATTAAATGATCAATTGATTCATCCTAAGTCTTTTACTAACAGTGATATGAACTGATAATGAGGAAAGATCAAACATTAGAAAACAAACTATTTTAACAAAGGTTCTTACTGTTCTGGGGTCGAAGGTGAACAATGCTCTGAACACTTTGACTTGGCctagagagaagaaaaaacacaacacacacaaatacacacaatgtaAGTTACACTAAGTGTAGGAAAATCATTTGTACGGAGTTTGAGTTAAAGCATAATGTATATCTGAAGGACTGTGTTCTAAAGGCTGTATTTTTTAGAATGATGTTGGTTAGATGAAATAAGGTCTCAGGAGATTGTCACACTGTTTACGGTATGTGTCTTAAAAAGATGATGCATCATTCTGGTGGCACATAAGAAGTCTGAGGCCACAACTGGGTCAGTTAAACCTGCAGCTGAGGGTAGAGTTTGTAATGTGGTAAATGAGTTTTATATAGTGTTACAAAGATAATCAGCAAAAATGCA
The genomic region above belongs to Parambassis ranga chromosome 9, fParRan2.1, whole genome shotgun sequence and contains:
- the ostf1 gene encoding osteoclast-stimulating factor 1 isoform X2; protein product: MSKPPPKPAKPGQVKVFRALFTFDPRTPDELYFEEGDILYISDTSDTNWWKGTCRGRTGLIPMAEQAESIDNPMHEAAKRGNLSWLRECVENKVGINGLDKAGNTALYWGCHGGHKDVVELLLSQSNVELNQQNKLGDTPLHAAAWKGYSDIVEMLLNKNARTDIRNNENKLALEMATNAQCASLLKRKQGSNITRTHSNAEEYLDDEDSD
- the ostf1 gene encoding osteoclast-stimulating factor 1 isoform X1 — its product is MSKPPPKPAKPGQVKVFRALFTFDPRTPDELYFEEGDILYISDTSDTNWWKGTCRGRTGLIPSNYVAEQAESIDNPMHEAAKRGNLSWLRECVENKVGINGLDKAGNTALYWGCHGGHKDVVELLLSQSNVELNQQNKLGDTPLHAAAWKGYSDIVEMLLNKNARTDIRNNENKLALEMATNAQCASLLKRKQGSNITRTHSNAEEYLDDEDSD